From a single Candidatus Hydrogenedentota bacterium genomic region:
- a CDS encoding ADP-ribosylglycohydrolase family protein — translation MRSLALIVCSAIILGSISAGAAETVPLEQARFVDKCKGAWAGQMFGVCLGAPYEFRFNATTIDEDLRPWKPEHIAGSIQQDDCYVEMTFLKALEEHGLDITYEQAGKAFANTEYPLWHANYYGRENVRAGIMPPMSGHPLYNRHADDIDFQIEADLFGILCPGLPQESTRLCEIFGRIMNYGDGLYGGMFVAGMYAAAYFEDSDIRAVLQAGLDCIPPESQYRKCIEDVIAWHDEAPDDWRATWRRIEEKWQDDVDCMPGSPFNIDAKLNGAYIAMGLLYGEGDLLRTAEVSARCGQDSDCNPSNAAGVLGCMKGFESMGSEITSGIEAIRNEKFIHTDYGFDSLIDACRGITEQIIARTGGTVDGSVYHILRQPAQPPVTLEQWVNQEEMLKIAITPTEMRLWDPAWRVVACGHEMEPGIRRGWHGRDSVLVLHPVSKEEPAAIEAVLDVPASAKQLVLLVASDKRGDFVLRVSLNGEPAHESVIDTKGEWREIGVDLAPHAGKTVRARVENAANDWSFEAAYIASIEFR, via the coding sequence CGACAAGTGCAAAGGCGCATGGGCAGGGCAGATGTTCGGTGTGTGTTTGGGCGCACCCTACGAGTTCCGCTTCAACGCGACGACCATCGACGAAGACCTGCGTCCATGGAAACCGGAGCACATCGCGGGGTCCATTCAGCAGGACGATTGCTATGTCGAGATGACCTTCCTGAAGGCGCTCGAGGAGCACGGTCTTGACATCACGTACGAACAGGCGGGTAAGGCCTTCGCGAACACCGAATACCCGCTTTGGCACGCCAATTATTACGGCCGCGAGAACGTGCGTGCGGGCATCATGCCGCCCATGTCGGGCCATCCCCTGTACAACCGCCATGCGGACGACATCGACTTCCAGATCGAGGCCGACCTATTCGGCATCTTATGTCCCGGATTGCCCCAGGAGTCCACTCGTCTCTGCGAGATATTCGGCCGCATCATGAACTACGGCGACGGCCTTTACGGCGGGATGTTCGTCGCGGGGATGTACGCGGCGGCGTATTTCGAAGACAGCGACATCCGGGCCGTCCTCCAGGCAGGCCTCGATTGTATTCCGCCTGAATCGCAGTACCGGAAATGCATCGAGGACGTCATCGCGTGGCACGACGAGGCCCCGGACGACTGGCGCGCAACATGGCGGCGCATCGAAGAGAAATGGCAGGACGACGTTGATTGCATGCCCGGTTCTCCGTTCAATATCGACGCAAAGCTCAACGGCGCTTATATCGCCATGGGTCTTCTCTACGGCGAGGGTGATTTGCTGCGCACGGCGGAGGTATCGGCGCGCTGCGGGCAGGACTCCGACTGCAACCCCTCCAACGCCGCGGGCGTCTTAGGTTGCATGAAGGGATTCGAGTCGATGGGTTCTGAGATCACCTCGGGCATTGAAGCGATTCGAAACGAAAAATTCATCCACACCGACTACGGGTTTGATTCGCTGATCGATGCCTGCCGCGGGATCACCGAGCAGATCATCGCGAGAACGGGGGGCACCGTGGACGGTAGCGTTTACCACATTCTGAGGCAACCCGCCCAGCCGCCCGTGACCCTCGAGCAGTGGGTCAATCAGGAAGAGATGCTGAAGATCGCCATTACACCCACGGAAATGCGGCTGTGGGATCCGGCGTGGCGTGTTGTTGCGTGCGGCCATGAGATGGAGCCTGGCATCCGGCGCGGATGGCATGGCCGGGATTCGGTTCTCGTTTTGCACCCCGTCAGCAAGGAAGAGCCCGCGGCGATCGAAGCGGTGCTGGACGTTCCTGCCTCCGCGAAGCAGTTGGTTCTGCTTGTCGCGTCCGACAAACGGGGCGATTTCGTGCTGCGCGTGTCGTTGAACGGCGAACCAGCCCATGAATCGGTCATCGACACGAAAGGGGAATGGCGGGAGATAGGCGTTGACCTCGCGCCTCATGCGGGCAAAACGGTTCGGGCGCGTGTGGAAAATGCCGCCA